From Pseudomonas hefeiensis, one genomic window encodes:
- the selB gene encoding selenocysteine-specific translation elongation factor, with the protein MIVGTAGHIDHGKTSLLQALTGQAGDRRREERERGMTIDLGYIYAALEPAAVLTGFIDVPGHERFTHNMLAGAQGIDLVLLVVAADDGVMPQTREHLAIVELLGIPRALIAITKCDRVDPARVQAVREQIQALLAPGPYAGAPKIALSSVTGEGVETLRKALLDAQHEVLQRSASGGFRLAIDRAFSVAGAGIVVTGTALSGQVAVGDTLMLSPLGKPVRVRGLHAQNQAADSATAGQRVALNLSADRLALEQIHRGHWLLAEWLHAPPQRLDIEMTLLVSEARSFEHFQPVHVHLGTQDVTGRAALLEGASLAPGEQMFAQLLVNAPVLAVKGDRLILRDQSAQRTLGGGRVLDPFAPARHRRSPERLAQLKTLATTTSLEDALPALLANSDTGLDPQRLERQFNRPRDSWVLPDDVRLIDTRQGPLLFNAARWEALKAPLLEHLARFHQLEPDQMGPDRDRLRRFAGTALDRPTFISLLEELLASGAIVASGPWLHLPDHQVRLSEDDETLWQQLQPLFEQAGFDPPWVRDLAKATSHEEATVRLLLRKMARLGLMHQVVRDLFYTEPLVRRLAAMLVQLVSDDPVIQVTAFRDAVGLGRKRSIQILEYFDRIGLTRRFGDRRHIRLDNALAQQTED; encoded by the coding sequence GTGATTGTCGGCACAGCGGGGCACATCGATCACGGTAAAACCTCTTTGCTCCAGGCACTGACCGGCCAGGCTGGCGACCGTCGCCGGGAAGAACGCGAACGCGGCATGACCATTGACCTCGGCTACATCTACGCGGCGCTGGAACCGGCCGCCGTGCTGACCGGTTTTATCGACGTACCCGGCCATGAGCGCTTCACCCACAACATGCTCGCCGGTGCTCAGGGCATTGATCTGGTGTTGTTGGTGGTGGCGGCCGATGACGGTGTCATGCCTCAGACCCGCGAACATTTGGCGATTGTCGAGTTGCTGGGCATCCCTCGGGCACTGATTGCAATCACCAAATGCGACCGCGTCGACCCAGCTCGTGTGCAAGCCGTCCGGGAACAGATCCAAGCATTGCTTGCACCCGGACCTTATGCCGGCGCGCCGAAAATCGCGCTGTCGAGTGTGACCGGCGAAGGCGTCGAGACACTGCGTAAAGCCTTGCTGGATGCGCAACATGAGGTGCTTCAACGCAGCGCCAGCGGCGGTTTTCGCCTGGCGATTGATCGGGCTTTCAGTGTGGCCGGTGCCGGGATCGTGGTGACCGGAACCGCGTTGTCTGGCCAGGTGGCCGTGGGCGATACGCTGATGTTGAGTCCGCTGGGTAAACCGGTGCGGGTGCGCGGCCTGCATGCGCAGAATCAGGCGGCTGACAGCGCAACGGCCGGGCAGCGAGTCGCGCTGAACCTGAGTGCCGACCGTTTGGCCCTGGAGCAGATTCACCGGGGCCACTGGTTGTTGGCCGAATGGCTGCATGCGCCGCCCCAGCGTCTGGATATCGAGATGACCTTGTTGGTCAGCGAGGCGCGCAGCTTCGAGCACTTTCAGCCAGTGCACGTGCATCTGGGCACTCAGGACGTGACCGGGCGAGCGGCCTTGCTGGAGGGCGCCAGCCTGGCACCGGGCGAGCAGATGTTCGCACAATTGCTGGTGAACGCGCCGGTGCTGGCGGTAAAGGGCGATCGTTTGATCCTGCGCGACCAAAGCGCTCAACGCACTCTCGGCGGTGGCCGGGTGCTTGACCCGTTCGCCCCGGCCCGACACCGCCGTAGCCCCGAAAGACTGGCGCAGCTAAAGACGCTGGCCACAACGACCAGCCTGGAAGATGCACTGCCGGCGCTGCTGGCCAACAGCGACACCGGGCTCGATCCGCAGCGTCTGGAACGCCAGTTCAATCGTCCGCGCGATAGCTGGGTGTTGCCCGATGACGTGCGCTTGATCGATACGCGGCAAGGGCCGTTGCTGTTCAATGCTGCCCGCTGGGAAGCCTTGAAAGCGCCACTGCTGGAACACCTGGCACGCTTTCATCAACTCGAACCGGATCAAATGGGACCAGACAGGGATCGCCTGCGTCGCTTCGCCGGCACCGCGCTGGACCGGCCGACCTTTATCAGCCTGCTCGAGGAATTACTGGCCAGCGGTGCGATTGTCGCCAGCGGCCCTTGGCTGCATTTGCCCGATCACCAGGTGCGATTGAGCGAAGACGATGAAACCCTGTGGCAACAATTACAGCCGTTGTTCGAACAGGCGGGTTTCGATCCGCCGTGGGTGCGTGATCTGGCTAAAGCGACAAGCCATGAAGAGGCCACCGTGCGTCTGCTGCTGCGCAAGATGGCGCGTTTGGGGTTGATGCATCAAGTGGTCCGTGACTTGTTTTATACCGAGCCCCTGGTGCGCCGATTGGCGGCTATGCTGGTGCAATTGGTCAGCGATGACCCGGTGATTCAGGTCACCGCGTTTCGCGATGCCGTGGGCCTGGGGCGCAAGCGCAGTATTCAGATTCTGGAGTACTTCGACCGAATCGGCCTGACCCGACGCTTTGGCGACCGGCGCCACATCCGGCTCGACAATGCACTGGCCCAACAAACAGAAGACTGA
- a CDS encoding ABC transporter ATP-binding protein, giving the protein MLEVRDVFKSYATPQGSLPVLQGIDLTLVPGDSLALMGESGSGKSTLLHLVAGLDKVDRGSIRFGQRRLDGMNESQLANWRRTQIGLVFQQFNLISSLPVEDNLAFQARLCGRYDPAWQTHLVQRLGLSDFLRRYPEQLSGGQQQRVALGRALASRPALLLADEPTGSLDEATSDEVLQLLLELLDGSPTSLLMVTHSPRVAARLSRRVVLQGGRLAQVVQG; this is encoded by the coding sequence ATGCTTGAAGTTCGCGACGTTTTCAAGAGCTACGCCACGCCCCAAGGGTCATTGCCGGTGCTGCAAGGTATTGACCTGACGCTGGTCCCTGGTGACAGCCTGGCGCTGATGGGCGAGTCCGGCAGCGGGAAAAGTACCTTGCTGCATCTGGTTGCCGGCCTGGACAAGGTTGATCGCGGCAGCATTCGTTTTGGCCAGCGCAGGCTCGACGGCATGAACGAAAGCCAACTGGCAAACTGGCGACGTACACAGATCGGCCTGGTGTTCCAGCAGTTCAACCTCATCAGCAGCTTGCCGGTGGAGGACAACCTGGCGTTCCAGGCGCGACTGTGCGGGCGCTATGACCCAGCCTGGCAGACCCATCTGGTGCAACGGCTCGGGCTTTCCGATTTTCTGCGGCGTTATCCCGAGCAGCTTTCCGGCGGTCAGCAGCAACGGGTGGCGCTGGGCCGGGCGCTGGCCTCGCGGCCGGCCTTGTTGCTGGCCGACGAACCTACCGGCAGTCTCGACGAGGCTACCAGCGACGAGGTGTTGCAACTGTTGCTGGAGTTGCTCGATGGCAGCCCGACAAGCCTGCTGATGGTCACTCACAGTCCCCGGGTGGCAGCCCGGTTGAGCCGTCGCGTGGTCTTGCAAGGCGGACGCCTGGCGCAGGTGGTCCAGGGGTGA
- a CDS encoding ABC transporter permease: MILRQTLKALLSHWRQHPVQFFSVLTGLWLATSLLTGVQALNSQARDSYARASQLIGGEPQASLSAPGGGTFTQQWFVDLRRQGWPVSPVLQARVTLQGHEDRRLQLMGIDPVSLPPGAAVAGQAREMAEVVEFFTEPGRTWIAAQTLQALGLNEGDRPRTVDGQSLPPLLIQADMAPGVLLMDIGFAQQVLGRPDQLSRLLLPATFTAPLPDAFNGRLQFKHADEENNLSRLTESFHLNLDALGVLSFVVGLFIVHAAIGLALEQRRGLLRTLRACGVSARLLVTSLVLELGALALLGGIAGVLSGYWLASLLLPDVAASLRGLYGAEVAGHLNLSPWWWLSGVGLSLLGALLAGAGSLLRAARLPLLALANPQAWHQAHARWLRRQGWVATLAGLLAVTALIWGDSLASGFVLMTALLLGAALALPVLLNGALKLLLRRSRSVLGQWFLADCRQQLPTLSLALMALLLALAANIGAGSMTTGFRQTFSDWLEQRLTAELYISPQTPAQAGELHAWLKEQPAITTILPNWQVSITLQGWPTDIYGIIDHSAYRQHWPLLESVSDQPWEQLAAGDTLMLSEQLARRLKVNIGDRLTLPTPQGPWTPRLVGIYADYGNPKGHVLVNADHLLRHWPQLTPNRFNLRIEPSAIPALLTALQARFSLDDSRIVDQARLKGWSTQVFERTFAATAALNSLTLAVAGVALFISLLTQSQSRLGQLAPLWALGVTRRQLMLLNLGQTWLLALLTLVLALPLGIALAWCLDAVINVQAFGWRLPLRVFPWQLAQLLGLAMLATLLASAWPLYALYRTQPADLLRTFAHED, from the coding sequence ATGATCCTTCGCCAGACGCTCAAGGCTTTGCTCAGCCATTGGCGCCAGCATCCGGTGCAGTTCTTCAGTGTCCTGACCGGGCTCTGGCTCGCCACCAGCCTGCTCACCGGTGTGCAGGCGCTCAACAGTCAGGCCCGGGACAGTTACGCTCGAGCCAGCCAGCTCATAGGCGGCGAACCCCAGGCCAGTCTCAGCGCGCCCGGTGGCGGCACCTTCACTCAACAATGGTTTGTCGATCTGCGTCGTCAGGGCTGGCCGGTATCGCCAGTGTTGCAGGCTCGGGTGACGCTACAGGGGCACGAAGACCGACGCCTGCAGTTAATGGGCATCGATCCGGTGTCTTTGCCCCCCGGTGCCGCAGTGGCGGGGCAGGCCCGGGAGATGGCAGAAGTGGTGGAGTTTTTCACTGAGCCTGGCCGTACCTGGATCGCTGCGCAGACTTTGCAGGCCTTGGGGCTGAACGAGGGCGACCGGCCCCGAACAGTCGATGGACAGTCCCTGCCGCCGCTGCTTATTCAGGCGGACATGGCGCCGGGCGTGCTGCTGATGGACATCGGCTTCGCCCAGCAAGTACTCGGCCGGCCGGACCAGCTGTCGCGATTGCTATTGCCTGCCACGTTCACGGCGCCCTTGCCGGATGCGTTCAACGGCCGGCTGCAGTTCAAGCACGCCGATGAAGAAAACAATCTGTCGCGCCTGACCGAAAGCTTTCACCTGAACCTCGACGCCCTGGGGGTGCTGTCCTTCGTGGTGGGGCTGTTCATCGTTCACGCAGCCATTGGCCTGGCCCTGGAACAACGCCGCGGCTTGCTGCGAACCCTGCGGGCCTGTGGCGTCAGTGCGCGGTTGCTGGTCACCAGCCTGGTCCTCGAATTGGGGGCGCTGGCCTTGCTCGGTGGTATCGCCGGCGTGCTCAGTGGCTATTGGCTGGCCAGCCTGTTGTTGCCCGATGTCGCGGCGAGCCTGCGCGGCTTGTACGGCGCCGAAGTGGCTGGTCACCTGAACCTCAGCCCGTGGTGGTGGCTCAGCGGCGTGGGCCTGAGCCTGCTCGGCGCGCTGTTGGCCGGGGCCGGCAGTTTGCTGCGGGCGGCGCGCCTGCCGTTGTTGGCGCTGGCCAATCCCCAGGCCTGGCATCAGGCTCATGCTCGCTGGCTGCGTCGCCAGGGTTGGGTGGCGACATTGGCGGGGTTGCTCGCGGTAACGGCGTTGATCTGGGGCGACAGCCTGGCCAGCGGGTTTGTCTTGATGACGGCGTTGTTGCTCGGTGCTGCCCTGGCCTTGCCGGTGTTGCTCAACGGTGCGCTGAAGCTGCTGTTACGCCGCAGTCGTTCGGTGCTTGGGCAATGGTTTCTCGCCGATTGCCGTCAGCAGTTGCCGACACTGAGCCTGGCACTGATGGCGTTGCTGCTGGCGCTGGCGGCCAACATCGGAGCCGGCAGCATGACCACAGGTTTCCGTCAGACCTTCAGTGACTGGCTCGAACAACGGCTGACCGCCGAGCTGTATATCAGCCCGCAAACCCCGGCCCAGGCGGGCGAGCTGCACGCCTGGCTCAAGGAGCAGCCGGCGATTACCACGATATTGCCCAACTGGCAGGTCTCGATCACCTTGCAAGGCTGGCCGACGGACATCTACGGCATTATCGATCACAGCGCCTATCGCCAGCATTGGCCGTTGCTGGAGTCGGTTTCCGACCAGCCTTGGGAGCAACTGGCCGCTGGCGATACGCTGATGCTTAGCGAGCAACTGGCCCGCCGTCTCAAAGTGAATATTGGCGATCGATTGACGCTCCCGACGCCCCAGGGACCCTGGACGCCGCGCCTCGTCGGGATCTATGCCGACTACGGCAACCCCAAGGGCCATGTGCTGGTCAATGCCGACCACTTGCTGCGGCATTGGCCGCAACTGACGCCGAACCGCTTCAACCTGCGCATCGAACCGTCTGCGATCCCGGCGTTGCTGACGGCGTTGCAGGCCCGGTTCAGCCTGGATGACAGTCGTATCGTCGATCAGGCGCGGCTCAAGGGCTGGTCGACGCAAGTATTCGAACGCACCTTCGCCGCCACCGCCGCCCTCAATAGCCTGACGCTGGCGGTGGCCGGGGTCGCGTTGTTCATCAGCCTGCTGACCCAGAGCCAAAGCCGCCTCGGCCAGTTGGCCCCGCTGTGGGCATTGGGGGTGACGCGTCGGCAGTTGATGTTGCTTAACCTCGGTCAGACTTGGCTGTTGGCGCTATTGACCCTGGTGCTGGCCTTGCCATTGGGCATCGCCCTGGCCTGGTGCCTGGACGCGGTGATCAATGTGCAGGCCTTCGGCTGGCGCCTGCCTTTGCGGGTGTTCCCGTGGCAATTGGCGCAGTTGCTGGGCCTGGCGATGCTCGCCACGCTGCTGGCGTCGGCCTGGCCGCTGTATGCGTTGTACCGCACGCAACCGGCGGATTTGCTAAGGACCTTCGCCCATGAAGATTAA
- a CDS encoding acyltransferase family protein, whose amino-acid sequence MHQTKYRPDIDGLRCIAVLAVFIHHLNANLMPGGFVGVDIFFVISGFLITSQVFSEIKDNTFSLKRFYQRRINRIVPALATVLLASVIAGAFILSPADLTRLNVSALFSLLGVSNIYIWMKYGNYFAADASEAPLLHTWSLGIEEQFYVIWPLLILVLYRLVPRHVLPVLGVGIVAAVGLSEYATNVFATASYYLLPTRFFELMMGGALGIYLYQPRTFGRIEVLAYTAAGYGLIGFSLFALSPDTPFPGVNAVIPCLGAALLILAGSGEARSRLLTNRPMVFIGLISYSLYLWHWPLIAYLNYLGVDISLSVGLSLVVVAILLSWGSWRFVEIAFRRSGAQLQFSRVLGRRFMVPVLGLAALAVLSLLWNGFPQRFAPEVSRLEAMALSKPNRLRSGCHMPSARYGADPDPDCRLGAYKEQLDGMMVGDSFANHFTGMVDILAKPNGIRLMDYTLDACPPIFGYAAEVSAAYGERCVARNARVFELIKQNHYPYVVLAGAWPRDAAAAQIIEASIKRVANNTGQVIVILRNQNIDNAATCPVRRLMFGTDRPCSAPLDITAPYWEGIRARLTQVRFIDPNQVICPAGLCSPIIDGQLLYRDDAHLNDVGSRFIGHTLRDLGFSLLHDPARLDPIAATQ is encoded by the coding sequence ATGCATCAAACCAAATATCGCCCCGATATCGATGGGCTTCGCTGTATTGCGGTGCTGGCCGTGTTCATTCATCACCTCAACGCCAACCTGATGCCGGGCGGGTTCGTGGGTGTCGATATTTTTTTCGTCATCTCGGGTTTTCTCATTACTTCCCAAGTGTTTTCCGAGATCAAGGACAACACCTTTTCGTTGAAACGTTTTTATCAGCGGCGCATCAACCGCATCGTTCCGGCATTGGCAACGGTGTTGTTGGCGAGCGTGATCGCCGGGGCCTTCATTCTTTCCCCGGCCGACCTGACGCGGCTCAACGTCAGTGCGCTGTTCTCCCTGCTGGGTGTCTCGAATATCTATATCTGGATGAAGTACGGAAACTATTTCGCCGCCGATGCCAGCGAGGCGCCACTGTTGCATACCTGGTCCCTGGGGATTGAGGAGCAATTCTATGTGATCTGGCCGCTGTTGATCCTGGTGCTCTATCGCCTGGTGCCGCGCCATGTACTGCCAGTGTTGGGCGTCGGTATCGTGGCGGCAGTGGGGCTTTCCGAATACGCCACGAACGTCTTTGCCACGGCCTCCTATTACCTGCTGCCCACACGGTTTTTCGAGCTCATGATGGGCGGAGCGCTGGGTATCTATCTTTATCAGCCACGTACATTCGGCAGGATAGAAGTGCTGGCTTATACAGCGGCGGGGTATGGGTTGATTGGTTTTTCCTTGTTTGCCCTGAGCCCGGACACGCCCTTCCCCGGCGTCAATGCTGTTATACCTTGCCTGGGGGCCGCGCTGCTGATTCTGGCCGGCAGCGGTGAGGCTCGCTCGCGCCTGCTGACCAACCGACCCATGGTGTTCATAGGCCTGATTTCCTATTCGCTGTATTTATGGCACTGGCCGTTGATTGCCTACCTGAATTATCTGGGCGTCGACATATCCCTTTCTGTAGGCCTGTCACTGGTAGTGGTGGCGATTCTGTTGTCGTGGGGGTCCTGGCGGTTTGTCGAAATTGCGTTTCGACGGAGCGGCGCGCAGTTGCAATTTTCTCGCGTACTGGGCCGGCGATTCATGGTCCCAGTCCTGGGGCTGGCCGCTCTGGCGGTCTTGAGCCTGCTGTGGAATGGCTTTCCACAGCGTTTTGCGCCTGAAGTGTCGAGGCTCGAGGCCATGGCGCTGAGCAAACCAAACCGGCTTCGCAGCGGTTGCCATATGCCCAGTGCGCGGTACGGCGCCGACCCCGATCCGGATTGCCGGCTCGGTGCGTACAAGGAGCAACTGGACGGGATGATGGTGGGTGACTCGTTCGCCAATCACTTCACGGGCATGGTCGATATCCTGGCCAAACCCAACGGCATCAGGTTGATGGACTACACCCTGGATGCCTGCCCGCCGATTTTCGGCTATGCCGCCGAGGTGTCCGCGGCGTATGGCGAGCGTTGCGTGGCGCGCAATGCCCGGGTGTTCGAGCTGATCAAGCAGAACCACTACCCTTACGTCGTGCTGGCCGGCGCCTGGCCCAGGGATGCGGCGGCCGCGCAGATTATCGAAGCAAGCATCAAGCGCGTGGCGAACAACACCGGCCAGGTCATCGTGATTCTGCGCAACCAGAACATCGATAACGCGGCGACCTGCCCCGTGCGTCGCCTGATGTTCGGCACCGATCGTCCATGCTCGGCCCCACTGGATATCACCGCGCCTTATTGGGAAGGGATACGCGCCAGGCTGACCCAGGTGCGGTTTATCGACCCCAATCAAGTGATATGCCCAGCGGGACTCTGCAGCCCGATCATTGACGGGCAGTTGCTGTACCGCGATGACGCACACTTGAATGATGTGGGCTCACGCTTCATCGGCCACACATTGCGCGACCTGGGATTCTCCCTCCTGCACGACCCAGCCCGACTCGACCCGATCGCCGCAACCCAGTAA
- a CDS encoding lipocalin-like domain-containing protein, with protein sequence MKIKLGLMLLALLSGCDNPQPPQQGFAGLADQAVAFKPVVPGRAFSFPADHAVHEGFRIEWWYVTANLKDAEGRDYGVQWTLFRSALNAAPQASGWRNQTIWLGHAAVTSSTVHHAAERYARGAVGQAGVQTTPFDAWIDDWRFATQASGADPLADMLLKASDPHFSYELSLTSTRPLVLQGDKGFSQKSEQGQASYYYSQPFFQASGHVEIDGQRYTVSGPAWLDREWSSQPLTANQTGWDWFSLHLDSGEHVMLYRMRHKDGAPYLTGTWIDAQGTAQTLHAGEISLEPLDTTEVAGRSMPVRWTIKIPGKRLDITTDALNPNAWMNLRIPYWEGPVHLSGSHGGNGYLEMTGY encoded by the coding sequence ATGAAGATTAAACTCGGTCTGATGTTGCTGGCGTTGCTCAGCGGTTGTGATAACCCGCAACCGCCGCAACAGGGTTTCGCCGGCCTGGCCGATCAGGCCGTTGCATTCAAGCCCGTGGTGCCGGGGCGAGCATTCAGCTTTCCCGCCGATCATGCCGTTCATGAGGGGTTCCGCATCGAGTGGTGGTACGTCACCGCTAATCTCAAGGATGCCGAGGGCCGCGATTACGGCGTGCAATGGACACTGTTTCGCAGCGCCCTGAACGCTGCTCCTCAGGCCAGTGGCTGGCGCAACCAAACGATCTGGCTCGGTCATGCTGCGGTCACTTCCAGTACTGTTCATCATGCCGCCGAGCGCTATGCTCGGGGCGCAGTGGGGCAGGCCGGGGTGCAGACCACTCCTTTCGACGCCTGGATCGATGACTGGCGGTTCGCGACGCAAGCGTCTGGGGCCGATCCATTGGCGGACATGCTGCTCAAGGCCAGTGACCCACACTTCAGTTATGAGCTGAGCCTCACGTCGACTCGTCCGCTGGTGCTGCAGGGCGATAAAGGTTTCAGTCAGAAATCCGAACAGGGCCAGGCGTCGTACTACTACAGCCAGCCGTTTTTCCAGGCCAGCGGCCATGTGGAAATCGATGGCCAGCGTTATACGGTCAGCGGCCCGGCCTGGCTTGACCGCGAATGGAGCAGCCAGCCGCTGACCGCCAACCAGACGGGCTGGGACTGGTTCTCCCTGCACCTGGACAGCGGCGAGCATGTGATGCTCTACCGCATGCGCCACAAGGATGGGGCGCCGTACCTCACAGGTACCTGGATCGATGCCCAAGGCACGGCGCAAACCCTGCACGCCGGGGAGATCAGCCTTGAACCACTGGACACCACCGAGGTTGCCGGGCGTTCGATGCCGGTGCGCTGGACGATCAAGATCCCCGGCAAGCGACTCGACATCACCACCGATGCCCTGAACCCCAATGCCTGGATGAACCTGCGCATCCCCTATTGGGAAGGCCCGGTGCACCTGAGCGGCAGCCACGGTGGCAACGGTTATCTGGAAATGACGGGCTACTGA
- a CDS encoding Hcp family type VI secretion system effector, translated as MATPAYMSIEGTKQGLITAGAFTADSVGNTYQEGHEDQVMVQGFEHQVIIPRDPQSGQPTGQRVHKPLVITKVFDKASPLLLAALTCGERLTKVEIQWYRTSAAGTQEHYYTTTLEDAIIVDIKDYMRNCQDPANAHFTHLEDVHFTYRKITWTHEVSGTSGSDDWRSPVAG; from the coding sequence TTGGCTACCCCCGCTTACATGTCCATCGAAGGCACCAAACAAGGTCTGATCACTGCCGGCGCGTTTACGGCCGACTCAGTGGGCAACACCTATCAGGAAGGTCATGAAGATCAAGTCATGGTGCAAGGTTTTGAACACCAGGTCATCATTCCCCGCGATCCTCAGTCCGGCCAGCCAACCGGCCAGCGCGTGCATAAACCGCTGGTTATCACCAAGGTGTTCGACAAGGCCTCGCCGCTGCTACTGGCGGCTTTGACCTGTGGAGAGCGCCTGACCAAAGTCGAAATCCAGTGGTATCGCACCTCGGCCGCCGGCACTCAGGAGCATTACTACACCACCACCCTGGAAGACGCGATCATCGTCGATATCAAGGACTACATGCGCAACTGTCAGGACCCGGCGAACGCGCACTTCACTCACCTGGAAGATGTGCACTTCACTTACCGCAAGATCACCTGGACTCACGAAGTCAGCGGCACGTCGGGCTCCGATGACTGGCGCTCACCAGTTGCCGGTTAA
- the hglS gene encoding 2-oxoadipate dioxygenase/decarboxylase HglS, which produces MSFVSPDLIRQRFSRAMSDMYRDEVPLYGALMNLVEQTNAQVLVNDPHLAEHLRSTGELQRLDLERHGAIRVGTAAELATLGRLFAVMGMHPVGYYDLTPAGVPVHSTAFRAVHESALQVSPFRVFTSLLRLELIESAELRAFAESVLKKRQIFTSTALQLIDLAERQGGLTEPQAEDFVQQALETFRWHHSATVTAEQYRQLSAQHRLIADVVAFKGPHINHLTPRTLDIDIVQAQMPVHGITPKAVVEGPPRRNCPILLRQTSFKALDEPVAFTDQPQSQGSHSARFGEIEQRGAALTPKGRALYDQLLNAARDALGAFPNEANAGRYNALMAEYFAQFPDNHEELRRQALAYFRYFVTPKGLAAKGTLQQPVSLERLLDEQYLRAEPLVYEDFLPVSAAGIFQSNLGDAAQTHYAGQSNRQAFEQALGQPTIDELRLYAETQQRSIDECMSALET; this is translated from the coding sequence ATGAGCTTCGTCAGTCCAGACCTGATCCGCCAACGCTTCTCCAGGGCGATGTCCGACATGTACCGCGACGAGGTGCCGCTGTACGGCGCACTGATGAACCTGGTGGAACAGACCAATGCCCAGGTGCTGGTCAACGACCCGCACTTGGCCGAACACCTGCGCAGCACCGGCGAACTCCAGCGCCTTGACCTGGAGCGCCACGGCGCGATCCGCGTCGGCACCGCGGCGGAACTGGCCACCCTGGGGCGCCTGTTCGCGGTCATGGGCATGCACCCGGTGGGCTACTACGACCTCACGCCCGCTGGGGTACCGGTGCATTCCACGGCATTTCGCGCCGTGCATGAAAGCGCCCTGCAGGTCAGCCCGTTCCGGGTATTTACCTCGCTGCTGCGCCTGGAGCTGATCGAAAGCGCCGAGCTTCGGGCCTTTGCCGAATCGGTACTGAAGAAGCGGCAGATCTTCACGTCCACAGCCCTGCAGCTCATCGACCTCGCCGAACGCCAGGGTGGCCTGACGGAGCCTCAAGCCGAGGACTTCGTCCAACAGGCCCTGGAAACCTTTCGCTGGCACCACAGCGCTACCGTCACGGCTGAGCAATATCGACAACTCAGTGCCCAGCATCGGCTGATCGCCGACGTAGTGGCCTTCAAGGGCCCGCACATCAATCACCTGACGCCGCGAACCCTGGACATCGACATCGTTCAGGCCCAGATGCCTGTGCACGGTATCACCCCCAAGGCGGTCGTCGAAGGCCCGCCCCGTCGCAATTGCCCGATCCTGTTGCGCCAGACCAGTTTCAAGGCGCTCGACGAACCTGTGGCGTTCACCGACCAGCCACAATCCCAAGGCAGCCACAGCGCCCGCTTCGGCGAAATCGAACAACGGGGCGCCGCCCTCACACCCAAGGGGCGCGCGCTCTACGACCAGTTACTGAACGCCGCACGAGATGCGCTCGGGGCGTTTCCCAACGAAGCCAACGCCGGGCGCTACAACGCACTGATGGCCGAATACTTTGCCCAGTTCCCTGACAATCACGAGGAGCTGCGTCGGCAAGCACTGGCGTACTTTCGCTATTTCGTGACGCCCAAGGGCCTCGCCGCCAAAGGCACCCTCCAGCAACCGGTCTCGCTGGAGCGCTTGCTGGACGAGCAATACCTGCGCGCCGAACCCTTGGTGTACGAAGACTTCCTGCCAGTGAGCGCCGCTGGCATCTTCCAGTCGAACCTCGGCGATGCCGCCCAAACTCATTACGCCGGACAGTCCAACCGCCAGGCTTTCGAGCAAGCGCTGGGGCAGCCGACCATCGATGAGCTGCGGCTGTATGCCGAAACGCAACAGCGCTCCATCGATGAGTGCATGTCCGCCCTGGAAACATAG